In a single window of the Photobacterium profundum SS9 genome:
- a CDS encoding SDR family oxidoreductase, with the protein MAALTGVTVFITGSSRGIGREIALICAQQGANIVIAAKSDQPHPKLSGTIHSVAQEVEEAGGHALAIKLDVRDEEAVNLAMQQAFETFGSIDVLVNNASAIVLTRLQDTDTKRFDLINSINVRGSFVCSKAAIPYLKKSRNPHIITLSPPINLASHWLKPYIPYTITKYGMTLLTMGLAEELRDDGISAATLWPQTSIATAAVEFAIGKELLKHSRTPRIMAEAALEIIKTEGLQLSGQTLIDEGLLKERGFTDFDQYKHDPNCDDLMRDLFLDA; encoded by the coding sequence ATGGCAGCATTAACAGGCGTTACTGTTTTTATTACCGGCTCTAGCCGAGGAATTGGCCGTGAAATAGCTTTAATTTGTGCTCAACAAGGCGCTAACATTGTTATCGCTGCAAAGTCTGATCAACCACACCCTAAATTATCAGGTACCATTCATAGCGTTGCCCAAGAAGTCGAAGAGGCGGGTGGCCATGCGTTGGCGATTAAGCTGGATGTACGAGATGAGGAAGCTGTTAACCTTGCAATGCAACAAGCGTTTGAAACCTTTGGTAGTATTGATGTACTAGTGAATAATGCCAGTGCAATAGTACTAACGCGGCTACAAGATACAGACACTAAGCGCTTCGATCTCATTAATTCGATCAATGTACGTGGCTCATTTGTGTGCTCTAAAGCGGCGATACCGTATTTAAAGAAAAGCCGTAACCCCCATATTATTACGTTATCCCCGCCTATTAATCTCGCTTCGCATTGGTTGAAACCCTATATTCCCTACACAATCACAAAATATGGCATGACACTGTTAACCATGGGATTAGCTGAAGAGTTAAGAGATGATGGCATTTCAGCAGCAACACTATGGCCGCAGACTTCAATAGCTACAGCTGCGGTTGAATTTGCGATTGGCAAAGAGTTGCTAAAACATTCAAGAACGCCTCGTATTATGGCAGAAGCGGCGTTAGAAATTATTAAGACAGAAGGCTTACAATTAAGTGGTCAAACATTGATTGATGAAGGTTTGCTCAAAGAAAGAGGCTTTACAGATTTCGATCAATATAAGCATGATCCTAACTGTGATGATCTGATGCGTGATCTATTTCTGGATGCGTAA
- a CDS encoding patatin-like phospholipase family protein, with translation MRIVTIWYVALCFLFSLLPMALAGADELSPKIGLTLSGGGAKGAAHIGVLEVLEEYRIPIHAVTGTSMGAYVGGMVALGLSAEEIKRRTFDINWSDGYFDRQTRKELQLREKKRTDEFHFYTDIGLSLDGEMKPFPGLVLGQKMASILRKATGNPPNYDSFDQLAIPFRAVATDLETIEPVVLDKGNLVQAMQASMSVPGALRPVHKDGRLLVDGGIVNNMPVDQVKILGADVVIAVDLRDQMFNIEELHSAVTVVSQLTTHMTNKGTDEQIALLNLEKDIYIVPDVSFMVATDFDLMYQAYRSGRKAAIAVLPQLMRYQLNEKGYARYRAKKRNHRWNPSTYSFTNIIIINQTALSDNSLYQWLALQPNQEYSAEEIEQAIDRLYAKGIFEKITYELEKNGKQLSIIVVEKSWGPGYLNLKVSIERDNEDRPNYGVGAEYTLTNITNLGGEWKSKVLLGVQDMLMSELYLPLDYQQQYFASVGAGWQKEIRAFHNVDRFNLDQDEVKYKSWNIFTELGWNIHRDSSLAIGLDASYSNVQGEFSAAPEQKVESFSGFGEFNYDSLDSFFFPNIGTLFDVRLGYRYSDSKLDSGDISESVPYLDTQLVEPLSLDNHTLIAGLKASGSESNAFYPVAPQSLGGLFNLSGFTRFHFTGNYSAIGSLIYRYHVSDVDFELFSAPLYLGGSVERGGVWLDEDDISWDSSITAGSLYIALDTLLGPVVLAYGKSEDDNGSLYFSFGSQ, from the coding sequence ATGAGAATTGTAACTATATGGTATGTAGCTTTATGTTTTTTATTTAGCTTATTACCTATGGCATTGGCTGGTGCCGATGAATTATCCCCTAAGATTGGTCTAACTCTAAGTGGTGGGGGGGCTAAAGGTGCCGCACATATTGGGGTTTTAGAAGTACTGGAAGAGTATCGAATCCCTATCCATGCCGTTACTGGCACCAGTATGGGGGCCTATGTTGGTGGAATGGTGGCTCTAGGATTAAGCGCTGAAGAAATCAAGCGACGGACATTTGACATTAACTGGAGTGATGGTTATTTCGATCGACAGACAAGAAAAGAATTACAATTAAGAGAGAAAAAAAGAACCGATGAATTTCATTTTTATACTGATATTGGACTATCGCTAGACGGTGAAATGAAGCCTTTTCCTGGGTTAGTTTTGGGACAGAAAATGGCGAGCATACTGCGAAAAGCGACTGGAAACCCGCCCAACTATGACAGTTTCGATCAGCTTGCTATTCCCTTCCGGGCTGTGGCGACCGATCTTGAAACAATTGAGCCAGTTGTACTTGATAAAGGAAACCTAGTACAAGCGATGCAGGCTTCTATGTCTGTTCCTGGGGCACTAAGGCCTGTTCATAAAGATGGTCGGCTTCTTGTTGACGGCGGTATTGTCAATAATATGCCTGTCGATCAGGTGAAAATACTGGGTGCTGATGTGGTGATCGCTGTGGATCTGAGGGATCAGATGTTTAATATTGAGGAGCTTCATTCTGCCGTTACGGTTGTTAGTCAGCTCACTACCCATATGACTAATAAAGGGACTGACGAACAGATAGCTTTGCTGAACTTGGAAAAGGATATTTATATCGTACCTGATGTGTCTTTTATGGTGGCGACCGATTTCGATTTAATGTACCAGGCCTATAGAAGTGGGCGCAAAGCAGCAATAGCTGTACTACCACAGTTAATGCGTTACCAGCTAAACGAAAAAGGGTATGCCCGATATAGAGCAAAGAAAAGAAACCATCGCTGGAATCCATCAACATACTCCTTTACGAATATCATCATTATTAATCAAACAGCTTTGAGTGATAACTCTCTGTATCAGTGGTTAGCATTGCAGCCGAATCAGGAATATAGTGCCGAAGAGATAGAGCAGGCAATTGACAGGCTTTATGCCAAAGGGATTTTTGAAAAGATCACCTACGAGCTTGAGAAAAACGGAAAGCAGTTATCTATTATCGTAGTGGAGAAATCATGGGGACCGGGATATCTCAATCTTAAGGTGTCTATCGAAAGAGACAATGAAGATAGACCTAATTATGGTGTTGGTGCTGAATATACGTTAACTAATATTACCAACTTGGGCGGGGAGTGGAAGTCTAAGGTTTTACTGGGTGTTCAGGATATGCTGATGAGTGAGCTGTACTTGCCGCTTGATTACCAGCAGCAGTATTTCGCCAGTGTGGGGGCTGGTTGGCAAAAGGAGATTCGGGCGTTTCACAACGTAGACCGTTTCAACCTCGATCAGGACGAAGTAAAGTATAAATCGTGGAACATTTTTACCGAATTAGGGTGGAACATTCACCGAGATAGCAGTCTTGCGATAGGTCTTGATGCCAGTTATAGCAATGTACAAGGCGAATTCTCCGCGGCGCCCGAACAGAAAGTAGAAAGCTTTAGTGGCTTCGGTGAGTTTAACTACGATAGCCTAGATAGCTTCTTTTTTCCGAATATAGGTACCTTGTTTGATGTCCGGCTTGGCTACAGGTATTCGGATTCCAAATTAGATAGTGGAGATATTTCTGAGTCGGTACCTTATCTGGACACCCAGTTAGTTGAGCCGTTATCTCTTGATAATCATACTTTAATTGCCGGACTGAAAGCATCCGGTTCCGAATCGAATGCATTTTATCCAGTTGCGCCACAAAGCCTAGGTGGGCTCTTCAACCTTTCTGGTTTTACTCGTTTTCATTTCACGGGGAACTACAGTGCAATAGGTTCGCTAATCTATCGCTACCATGTGAGCGATGTGGACTTTGAGCTGTTTTCGGCACCTTTATATTTGGGAGGATCAGTTGAACGCGGTGGAGTGTGGTTGGATGAAGACGACATTAGCTGGGACTCTTCAATTACCGCCGGCAGTTTGTACATTGCGCTTGATACCTTATTGGGACCTGTCGTTTTAGCATATGGAAAATCAGAAGATGACAATGGGTCGTTGTATTTTTCGTTTGGTAGCCAGTAA
- a CDS encoding glutathione S-transferase, producing the protein MPHPILYSFRRCPYAMRARMGLLLAKRSVMLREILLKNKPADMLAASKKGTVPVLILNDGSVIDESLDIMQWALQQNDPANLLCIDNPSIQSDIDALIATCDGEFKGWLDKYKYADRHPDFPEEYYRQQGMHFLNVLEERLSTSNYLLGTAPTLADYAIFPFIRQFAHVDRQWFEQSSYPKIQDWLTKHLESDVFSKVMAKYPLWLDNHESFLFE; encoded by the coding sequence ATGCCACATCCTATACTGTATTCTTTTCGTCGCTGTCCTTACGCTATGCGTGCACGAATGGGATTATTATTAGCAAAGCGTTCTGTCATGCTGCGTGAAATACTGTTAAAAAATAAACCTGCCGACATGCTTGCTGCATCAAAAAAAGGAACAGTACCCGTTTTGATCTTGAATGATGGGTCGGTGATAGATGAAAGCCTAGATATTATGCAATGGGCACTTCAGCAAAATGACCCAGCGAATTTACTCTGCATCGACAATCCATCGATTCAATCTGACATTGACGCATTAATTGCTACTTGTGATGGCGAATTCAAAGGCTGGTTAGATAAGTACAAATATGCTGACCGTCACCCTGACTTTCCAGAAGAGTACTATCGCCAGCAAGGCATGCATTTTTTAAATGTACTCGAAGAGCGATTGAGTACTTCCAATTATTTATTGGGTACAGCGCCCACCCTAGCGGACTATGCGATTTTCCCCTTTATTCGCCAATTCGCGCATGTTGATCGACAATGGTTTGAACAATCATCTTATCCGAAGATTCAAGACTGGTTAACAAAACACTTAGAGAGCGACGTGTTTTCGAAAGTAATGGCAAAATACCCTCTTTGGCTTGATAATCATGAATCTTTTCTTTTTGAGTAA
- a CDS encoding tyrosine-type recombinase/integrase, with the protein MLTDFALKKQLNKKRIGIVREKDRDGLYIRVSPKGKIVFYIRYRYAGKAKDMDLGSYPLMSLKNARITNESYRALIEQGRDPKIEKQLAQQNISDDISFGELFELWYEKECKPTIKRHERIYKQIVFNTNKSCAKLPASKLTTHFWLDLLENIRNRAPAVSGKLLGHIKKIYAFGIRRRLVHDNPVQSLNAKRDLLVVNNNNNRFLTDEEIRSLFTYISAKNSFSTRNSLVIHFALIYGCRMGEMSLTKREHFDFDNLIWTLPPECHKTGGKTKKPLVRPIIECSVPMIKELFALSDNNEYLLSNQSGVPYTGTFWTRWPAFIDTWLKKNGYDEISQWGIHTLRKTMRTNISPLTLKMPHVAEKMLGHKLQGVWSVYDHYDYLDEQREVYTAWWNKLERILANTENVVGIKKA; encoded by the coding sequence ATGTTAACTGACTTTGCATTAAAGAAGCAGCTAAATAAAAAACGTATTGGCATAGTCAGAGAAAAAGATCGGGATGGTCTTTATATAAGAGTCTCTCCCAAAGGGAAGATCGTCTTTTATATACGCTATCGCTACGCAGGAAAAGCGAAAGACATGGATCTCGGCTCATACCCTTTAATGTCACTAAAAAATGCCAGAATCACGAATGAATCCTATAGAGCATTAATCGAACAAGGCCGCGACCCAAAAATCGAGAAACAATTAGCACAGCAGAATATTAGTGACGATATCTCATTTGGTGAATTATTTGAGCTTTGGTATGAAAAAGAATGTAAGCCCACAATAAAAAGGCATGAACGTATATACAAACAGATAGTGTTCAATACTAATAAGTCATGTGCAAAATTACCCGCCTCTAAATTAACGACGCATTTCTGGCTAGATTTATTAGAGAATATCAGAAACCGAGCGCCAGCAGTTTCTGGCAAATTACTTGGTCACATAAAAAAGATCTATGCATTTGGTATTCGCCGACGATTAGTTCACGACAACCCTGTTCAGTCTTTAAACGCAAAACGAGATTTACTGGTTGTAAATAATAATAACAATAGATTCCTAACAGACGAGGAAATCCGATCCTTATTTACTTACATATCAGCAAAAAATAGCTTCTCAACAAGAAACTCGTTAGTCATACATTTTGCTCTAATCTATGGGTGCAGAATGGGCGAAATGAGCCTAACAAAACGGGAACACTTCGATTTTGATAATTTGATTTGGACTCTTCCACCTGAATGTCACAAAACAGGGGGCAAGACAAAGAAACCATTAGTACGTCCAATCATCGAATGCTCAGTACCAATGATCAAAGAACTATTTGCGCTATCTGACAACAACGAATATTTACTGAGTAACCAAAGTGGTGTCCCATACACCGGTACATTTTGGACGAGATGGCCTGCATTCATTGACACATGGCTAAAAAAGAATGGATACGATGAAATTAGTCAGTGGGGCATACACACGCTTCGTAAGACGATGAGAACTAACATATCACCTCTCACTCTCAAGATGCCCCACGTTGCCGAGAAAATGCTCGGTCACAAACTACAGGGCGTGTGGTCCGTCTATGACCACTATGACTACCTTGATGAACAACGAGAAGTTTACACAGCATGGTGGAATAAGCTCGAAAGGATCCTAGCAAATACTGAGAATGTGGTGGGGATCAAGAAGGCCTAA
- a CDS encoding glycine cleavage system protein R: protein MNSHLTITLAGKDHPQLINQLAAKTHELGGKWLVSKISRLDQQLVGIIKIEIPDAFAEQLESEFNKLSDFYVNVVKSDQPQVFVKTEHITLKVESSDRPGIVNDITNILQDIGINIDRIENHRIGVPDLGKTLFFAELSIDVPSQTNLEQLIESVQQVEGDMRVEVVD, encoded by the coding sequence ATGAATTCTCATTTAACAATTACTCTTGCAGGCAAAGATCACCCACAATTAATTAATCAACTTGCAGCAAAAACCCATGAACTTGGCGGGAAATGGCTAGTAAGTAAAATTAGCCGTTTAGACCAACAGCTTGTGGGTATTATTAAGATCGAAATTCCAGATGCTTTTGCAGAACAGTTAGAGTCTGAATTCAATAAACTTAGTGATTTTTACGTAAATGTTGTAAAAAGTGATCAACCGCAGGTATTTGTGAAAACAGAGCACATCACATTAAAAGTTGAATCAAGCGACCGTCCCGGCATTGTTAACGATATCACCAATATTTTACAGGATATAGGTATTAACATTGATCGAATTGAAAACCATCGAATTGGGGTGCCAGATTTAGGGAAAACGTTGTTTTTTGCTGAACTTTCAATTGATGTACCAAGCCAAACAAATTTAGAACAATTAATCGAATCTGTTCAACAAGTTGAAGGTGATATGCGAGTCGAAGTTGTTGATTGA